GTTTTGCTACAAGAATCGATGCAAGATTAATTTCGTTCATCAACGTCACCTCTGCTTATGATTATACGGTTTATAAAATCAACTCCCAAGCGACTTGTCGTTGACTTATGTTAAAAAAATCAACTATTGGGAAACTTGATAGGAGAAGGGTCAAATCTCGCTAAGGAGCAGAACATATGAGGAAAGTATCCAACATCTTTGTTCGTTGTATTGTTTTTTGTATTCTAATGCTAAATCTAAGCGGTCTAGCCTATGCAGAACCTGACACAGTGAATGAGGAGCAATTTAAACCTTTATCTTTAACGTTACTTAATCCGTCCATACAGCTGGCGATTACTAAGTATTATCAAGAAATTCAGAAGCCGCAGCCAAGTTATGGTTTGTATGATATGAAGGTTCTGGAACTACAAAGGAAATCGCCTGGAGGTTATGCCTTTCGAGTGGTTGTTGAAGTCAGCACTTACTATGGTCCACACAATCCTCCAAATGCGAAGGAGTTCATTACATTCGATATCGATACGGGTAAAGTTAAGTTAATTCAATATATCCATAGGAGCGACTAACTTTTGATCATGAGATGGTTCGAAGTAATTATATTTATGCTATACTGGCAACGTAAAAGGGAGGTGCTTTACTGATGGAGAATCTGTTAAGATTGTCTGTGACTCGCTTCACTTGTGCAAAGCCAGTATTGGAGAAGCGTTACTTTGCATGGGGTTAAATCTTTTCTAACGCTAAATAAGCTTATCTAATATTGTGGCTTTGCACCTTATTTTCAAAAATAAGGAGTGAAGCAGAGTGAAATATACAAACGCTAAAAAAATATTGCCCGAAAAGTTAATAATAATGATTCAAGAGTATGTCCAGGGAGAAGTGATTTACATTCCGAAACAGGAAAAGGAATATAACCATTGGGGAAGCTTGAGTGGCGGAAGGCAGTGGTTAGATCACCGAAATGCCAATATTAGACAAGCTTTTAAGAAAAATAGCAGCATTGAACAGCTTGCTAAGGACTACTTTCTCTCTATCGAAACCATTAAGAAAATTGTTTATTCCAAAAATAAGTAGTACACGGCACTGATGAAGAAACTCATCAGTGCTTTTTTAGGTCAAAAACGATTCTAACTTATTGTTTTCATTTAAATAGCTTATTGCGTTCTTTACAATAGGATTAGGCAGAAGAGGAGTCGATTAAGAGAGCGAGGAAACGGTGAATATGAATGAACCAAAAAGCAGAAGCAGACATCTGATCGATCAGGAGATAATAGATGCGATTGAATTAATTCCAACCACCGATCTTTCCGCTGCCACACTAATGGAAGCACGGAAAAGTCAAACAAAAATGATGCCGCAAATCGATGTAACACAGTTGTTTCCGGTCACATTCGAAGAATGGGCAGTACCAAGTTATTTTGGTGGTCCTGATATTCGTATAGAAATTATTAAACCCCGCCAACCAAAGTACAGTAAGATGCCGTTATATTATTCGATTCACGGTGGGGGAATGGTTATGGGCAGTCCAGTCGGTGAACGCCAAAGCAATGCGGCACTGGCTGTGCAACATGGTTTTTGCTGTGTATCGGTTTACTATCGGCTAGCGCCAGAACATATCCAGCCAAGTCAATTACAGGATTGTTATTCAGGCTTGAAATGGTGTATTGAACATGCCGAGGAATTAGGGATAGATACTAAGAAAGTTGCACTTGCTGGCAGCAGTGCTGGTGGTGGTTTAGCGGCGGGGTTAGCCCTGTACATTCGCGACCAGAAGGAATTCGACATCCATCATCTAAGATTGCGCAGCCCAATGCTTGATGACCGTACAAGTATTTTGCCAGACCATCCTTATGCCGGCGAGTTTGTTTGGACCAAAAAAAGCAATTATTTCGGCTGGAAATCAGTCTTAGGTCACGAACCCGGACAAAAGGAAACAAATGAGTATTACGTGCCAGCGCGTGCCAAATCTCTTGCCGGTTTACCACCCACTTATATGAGCATAGGCAGCGTTGATCTGTTCATAGACGAAACCTTATTATTTGCCAAACAACTAGCTTTTGACGGTGTATTGATCGAATTGCAAGTACTTCCTGGATATCATCATTTGGCTCCAATGTTTCCGAATGCACATTTTTCTCAAATAGGTGCCACCTCTAGTGAGTATGCCTTGTTGAAAGCTCTGGAGTTACTTTGATTATAAGACTAATTTAGAAGTAGCTTCGAGTGTAGAGACAACAGGGCGGCAAAAAGTACAGATGACATGAGTTAGCGTGTTGAACGATAAAAAGTCGCATTGATGCGGCTTTTTTTTGATTTGTCGTGAGGCACGGACCTAACCTTTAGCCGTCCAACCATAGTTTAGATAATTGTGCATTCAGATTTGTAACTTGTGTATTTAAATTTAATTCCCTCAATAGTGCGAGTGTTCTGGCTGTCCGTTTGGCTTCAGAGTATTTCCTGAAAATGGCTGAACATCATTAATACTCAAAAAGGCAGGCCGATTTCCGGTTTGCCATTTTGCTATGCAAACGTATAATGAAAGCTTGAAGGGAGCGGACTGCCATGACCATCGAAGCCAGCTTTCGCCGGGCCAATCACATATGCAATCGTTATATTACTAAGGTAGAGCAAACAGGGCTTTCATTGTCCATTTTGTATTGGGGATTCATGCCCGACCATTTTGATAATGCCTTCCATCGACATTCCTTTTTTGAGGCTTGTTATGTGGTAGACGGTGAAGGAAGCTACATAGAACAAAACCAGCATTATGCTTTAAATAAAGGAACAGCATTTCTATCTCTTCCAGGCGTATGGCATCAAATTCGCAGTCAGACCGGACTGACACTTTCTTATGTGGCTTTCGAACTGGATGAGGCCAATACAGATGTTTATTATACTGAATCCTTCCGTCGTCTTGCTGAGCTTGGGCAAAGCGTAGCCCAGCAAGCGAACCTTACGCCGACTGGCCATTTATGGCAAGCGCTCATTACTTCTTTCGACAAGCCTGGGGCAACTCTTCCTCTTGCTGTAAAGCAAATTTCCGCTTCTCTGCTATTATCGATAGCAGATTTGCACGTTCCGACTCGAACAGACTCGGCCGACACGGTAGAGCAGCCCGTGGAACCAAATACGTTGTTCCGCCAGGCCAAACGGTACATTGATGATAATTTGATCAATGAGCTTACACTTATGACGGTGTCAAGGCACCTCCACATTTCGTCCCGCCATCTGACCCGGTTGTTCCAGGAAAATTTGGGGCAGTCCTTTGTCCACTACATTCAGGAACGACGTGTTCAGCAAGCCACTGGGCTCCTGTTAAATGAACAGACACCAATTAAAGACATCGCACTCCAGTGCGGGTTCCAATCCGTACATTATTTTACCCGGATATTCACCCGTGAGCTTGGTGTTTCCCCGGCCAAATTCCGACGCAATCAGTTTGCCGAAGGCCGCTCTGGAAAAATGCACTACCCACCCCGAATGTCCTGATCGTACAAAAACACAGCTTGATCGTTTAAAGACAGCACCTCCAACTCCCTATACAATGATGAACATAAATCGATATAGAGTTGGAGGTTTTAAATATGCCCCGAATAACCCCTTTGGCCTTTCAAAACAACCCCGTTAATTTCATCCGGATTCAGCCCGACCAAGAGATCGAATCGGGGATCTGGAATGGATATGAAGAATGGCTTGATCAAATTTGGCCCGAATGTGTACAGAATGATATGCTTCCTTTTTATATGGTCATTGACGGTACGCATGGCGCCGCATTCAGCGAATGTCTGGAATTACTTCGGTCGCGCTGCCAGCTAGAGAGCAGGGTTTTAATTGAAATAGACAGCGCTGATTATTTAAAGTCTTCTGCAGATTTGCTTCAGCAGTTTCACCCTTATCTGACGGATAACCGTGCTTTTGGCGTTGTGGCCTCGGACGTCAGCGTTAAGGATTATTTCCGGCCACATGCACAGTCGGTCTGGCTCAGTGATGTAGACGATCAACTTCGATTTTATCATTCCGCTGAACATGCAGAGGCCCAGTCGCCAAACGTAGAGCAGTTAGCTCCCATCGTTGTGACCTATGGGCCAGGCTCTGGCTTCCTTTCTACAGCATCAGGTTTAGCGAACGTTTCTCTGTTTTGCGACTTATCCAGAGAGGCACAGCAGAAACTGCATCAGCAGGGGATGGGTTCTTTGGGGTTAGGCCCTTGCCGGGATACGGTCGAAACCTATAAACAGGCCTTGTTTCTGGAGTGGCCCGTCTGGGAGGAATATCGCAAACGTCACTTGTATGACTTTGACTACTACGTGGATGCGAACAACCGGGAACGACCCGTTTTGGTCACCGTCCGCATGCTGCGCCTACTATTGGCTTCAGCAGCCCGGCAGCCTTTTCGAGTAAAGCCCTTTTTTGCACCGGGGATTTGGGGCGGACAGTATTTAAAAGAACTATGCGACCTGCCTAAGGATTGGAATAACTGCGCATGGGGGTTTGAACCTATCGCACCGGAGAACACGCTATTAATCGGTTATCGGGATTTTATAGTGGAGCTTCCTTTCCCGCTGCTGCTGTCCGCTCATCCAGAAGCAATTATGGGCGAGCGCAATGTGCAGCTGTTTGGCGACTATTTTCCAATCCGGTTTGATTATCTCGATACGATCGACGGGGATCATCTGTCTTTGCAGGTCCACCCCCAGCAGGCTTACATCGAGCAGACCTTTAACGAGACGATGACGCAGCAGGAATCCTATTACATTATGGAGCAGAAGGAAGGCGCTAAACCTTTTGTGGGATTAGGCTTCACGGAGGGAACAACCGGAGAGGAGATGCTTCAGGCGGTTGAATTCGCCCATACTACGGGAAAACCGCTGAAGATCCCAGAATTTGTGAACATTTGGAATGCGAATAAGGGTGATCTGTTTCTGATCCCGCCAGGAGCCGTACATTTTTCGGGCAAAAACAATCTGGTGCTGGAGATCTCTTCGACAACCTGGTGGTTTACCTTCAAAATATACGACCATTTGCGGCTGGATAGAGACGGGCGGCCGCGTCCGATCAACGGTGATCATGCCAGAGCCAACATGCAGGAACTGTTTGACACGGATTACGTTCAGAAGCATTTGATAGCGGTTCCAAAAGAAAGCCGTGTACAGGGAGACAGCAGGGAAGAGCTGCTGGGCGAACGGGAGGATCTGCTTTTTCAGATCAAAAGATTAAAGCTGGACGGAGAGTGGATCGACGATACGGCTGGAGAGTTTGTTATGTTCAACCTCGTAGAAGGTGATCGTGTGCGTCTGACCCCGCTGGATGATGAGGCAGCGGCTGTGGAGTGGGGGTATGCCGAGGCGTATATCGTTCCTGCTTCCGTCGGAGGTTTCCGCCTGGAGTCT
Above is a window of Paenibacillus sp. E222 DNA encoding:
- a CDS encoding DUF3888 domain-containing protein — protein: MRKVSNIFVRCIVFCILMLNLSGLAYAEPDTVNEEQFKPLSLTLLNPSIQLAITKYYQEIQKPQPSYGLYDMKVLELQRKSPGGYAFRVVVEVSTYYGPHNPPNAKEFITFDIDTGKVKLIQYIHRSD
- a CDS encoding CD3324 family protein, which codes for MKYTNAKKILPEKLIIMIQEYVQGEVIYIPKQEKEYNHWGSLSGGRQWLDHRNANIRQAFKKNSSIEQLAKDYFLSIETIKKIVYSKNK
- a CDS encoding alpha/beta hydrolase fold domain-containing protein codes for the protein MNEPKSRSRHLIDQEIIDAIELIPTTDLSAATLMEARKSQTKMMPQIDVTQLFPVTFEEWAVPSYFGGPDIRIEIIKPRQPKYSKMPLYYSIHGGGMVMGSPVGERQSNAALAVQHGFCCVSVYYRLAPEHIQPSQLQDCYSGLKWCIEHAEELGIDTKKVALAGSSAGGGLAAGLALYIRDQKEFDIHHLRLRSPMLDDRTSILPDHPYAGEFVWTKKSNYFGWKSVLGHEPGQKETNEYYVPARAKSLAGLPPTYMSIGSVDLFIDETLLFAKQLAFDGVLIELQVLPGYHHLAPMFPNAHFSQIGATSSEYALLKALELL
- a CDS encoding AraC family transcriptional regulator, whose protein sequence is MTIEASFRRANHICNRYITKVEQTGLSLSILYWGFMPDHFDNAFHRHSFFEACYVVDGEGSYIEQNQHYALNKGTAFLSLPGVWHQIRSQTGLTLSYVAFELDEANTDVYYTESFRRLAELGQSVAQQANLTPTGHLWQALITSFDKPGATLPLAVKQISASLLLSIADLHVPTRTDSADTVEQPVEPNTLFRQAKRYIDDNLINELTLMTVSRHLHISSRHLTRLFQENLGQSFVHYIQERRVQQATGLLLNEQTPIKDIALQCGFQSVHYFTRIFTRELGVSPAKFRRNQFAEGRSGKMHYPPRMS
- a CDS encoding class I mannose-6-phosphate isomerase, with the translated sequence MPRITPLAFQNNPVNFIRIQPDQEIESGIWNGYEEWLDQIWPECVQNDMLPFYMVIDGTHGAAFSECLELLRSRCQLESRVLIEIDSADYLKSSADLLQQFHPYLTDNRAFGVVASDVSVKDYFRPHAQSVWLSDVDDQLRFYHSAEHAEAQSPNVEQLAPIVVTYGPGSGFLSTASGLANVSLFCDLSREAQQKLHQQGMGSLGLGPCRDTVETYKQALFLEWPVWEEYRKRHLYDFDYYVDANNRERPVLVTVRMLRLLLASAARQPFRVKPFFAPGIWGGQYLKELCDLPKDWNNCAWGFEPIAPENTLLIGYRDFIVELPFPLLLSAHPEAIMGERNVQLFGDYFPIRFDYLDTIDGDHLSLQVHPQQAYIEQTFNETMTQQESYYIMEQKEGAKPFVGLGFTEGTTGEEMLQAVEFAHTTGKPLKIPEFVNIWNANKGDLFLIPPGAVHFSGKNNLVLEISSTTWWFTFKIYDHLRLDRDGRPRPINGDHARANMQELFDTDYVQKHLIAVPKESRVQGDSREELLGEREDLLFQIKRLKLDGEWIDDTAGEFVMFNLVEGDRVRLTPLDDEAAAVEWGYAEAYIVPASVGGFRLESLGERSCTLIRAQVSPDWSMPLLPHHWKSGEHL